The Pyrenophora tritici-repentis strain M4 chromosome 10, whole genome shotgun sequence genome contains a region encoding:
- a CDS encoding ubiquitination network signaling protein, with protein sequence MVAKSKRNAAHDKRHENGLAAPGKRITKQKSNPALAGNVNGKPRPPTPPGPSHVEGESVQQPSATIDRLSKIPPQDTMATAATPARVDERTRAASDASLDNPAEACRPYDNGPNGPFDPIPSTLRRADTNASKPASLSMASMLAVPATILTSCPLRDVLAILIILLQLPPTVLTIVQFLFATLTFVPPQAGTPLSALSAFPSFTDIFQGSGGTPSLFTTIIADTVILLIWLLLWVPAQNFFLDLAQAVIAIALGGAAAGKKGTTNSIVICFVIILSSHLLRFRPLRQHIVQFLWTGLARGGLEFLTSPPSSPTYLESFSTPHGWPRSLLGIHILAQGVVRIIRRSLSRREHTTLPTGKKTDPESGVLQRSNSTNLEPTADVPNSSSTDGRPPGPSPATHAHKDKASTSRRKRKQATHVRSQQPFWAALASTKVTVLKEMESSRVANDADEANAKDANHIGNAVYRSEDDRVWISEVGFSDISFRVSLSGPAEVQEEDEESAHIGSGIDKSKPFYIRVNGADWSSTRIRQSEPVGLQGQEGTGYWMGEIFGLTALSNYYCEFVRTIDNEVFYSASLITSASPVTELATASIASPPAHQTLRPSSPTTTLKNSIAAADQQLQEQRNRLKRNKKDHKTAITNIKKEVDALGNRLANAGGSDERQRQRVLQFTQNIRQAEDAAADFAVQAENLGSIPEEEAKEAAARKAEWKKERDNKNAIASEFDKTKEEIQRQVQSVESDISTAFQKRERLQQRQTRLNEQHDRLVTANAEGFTAKQRREQERTALRAQRAEVEHQYRSNINGYERRTEEQNALTSQMLQTVQHYEELLLQQVHQHMSVPTTPEGNLPGTNMSPHGNGFSSFTFPSLNSHGISTPGSIRGGRGRSSSMLSNVSGFTDAFDEPSYSSTYVLGNPFNTPGPVNGRNRSHGSGSLSSGTSSQSSSQRDPLSPVQSIKPMMVRSSTSGSNGLMSPIGSGR encoded by the exons ATGGTAGCGAAGTCGAAGAGGAACGCGGCGCACGACAAGCGACACGAGAATGGCCTTGCGGCCCCCGGCAAACGCATCACCAAGCAGAAGAGCAACCCGGCACTCGCTGGCAACGTCAATGGGAAGCCTCGCCCGCCGACGCCGCCAGGCCCCAGCCATGTAGAGGGCGAGAGCGTCCAGCAGCCAAGCGCGACCATCGACCGACTGTCCAAGATTCCGCCCCAGGACACCATGGCCACCGCTGCAACCCCCGCCAGAGTCGACGAGCGCACGCGCGCTGCCTCGGATGCCTCGCTGGACAACCCAGCTGAGGCATGTCGCCCGTACGACAATGGTCCCAATGGGCCTTTTGACCCTATTCCCTCCACTCTCCGCCGCGCCGACACAAACGCCTCAAAGCCCGCCTCGCTCTCCATGGCCAGCATGCTCGCTGTGCCCGCCACCATTCTCACGTCCTGTCCTCTGCGGGAcgtcctcgccatcctcaTCATCCTCCTCCAACTCCCCCCAACCGTCCTCACCATCGTCCAGTTCCTGTTCGCAACCCTCACCTTTGTCCCCCCACAGGCCGGTACTCCCCTGTCTGCCCTCTCCGCCTTTCCCTCCTTCACCGACATCTTCCAGGGCTCTGGCGGCACCCCCTCGCTCTTCACCACAATCATCGCCGACACCGTCATATTGTTGATATGGCTGCTGCTGTGGGTGCCTGCTCAAAACTTCTTCCTGGACCTGGCCCAGGCTGTCATTGCCATTGCCCTCGGCGGTGCCGCAGCAGGCAAAAAGGGCACTACCAATAGCATCGTTATATGCTTTGTCATCATCCTTTCAAGTCATCTTCTCAGATTCAGGCCTCTCCGGCAACATATTGTACAATTCCTCTGGACCGGGCTCGCCCGGGGAGGCCTGGAATTTCTGACGAGCCCGCCGAGTTCTCCGACCTATTTGGAAAGCTTCTCAACCCCCCACGGATGGCCCCGTAGCCTCCTGGGGATACATATTCTGGCCCAAGGTGTCGTTCGCATCATCCGGCGCTCTCTATCTCGACGAGAACACACAACCCTGCCTACTGGCAAGAAGACCGACCCTGAGTCCGGTGTTCTTCAACGCTCAAACTCCACCAACCTCGAACCCACGGCCGACGTGCCCAATTCCTCGAGTACAGATGGCCGCCCACCGGGGCCGTCGCCAGCAACGCACGCTCACAAGGATAAAGCGAGTACTTCcaggaggaagaggaagcaAGCTACGCATGTGCGTAGTCAGCAGCCATTCTGGGCTGCGCTTGCCAGCACAAAAGTTACAGTTTTAAAAGAGATGGAAAGTAGCCGGGTGGCAAACGACGCCGACGAGGCTAATGCAAAAGACGCAAATCACATTGGAAATGCTGTTTATAGATCGGAGGATGATCGTGTTTGGATTTCAGAAGTCGGCTTTTCCGACATTTCATTTCGTGTTAGTTTATCTGGGCCAGCTGAAGTGCaagaggaggatgaggaATCTGCCCACATAGGTTCCGGTATCGACAAGTCAAAACCATTCTACATTCGCGTCAACGGGGCCGACTGGAGCTCGACGCGGATCCGCCAAAGCGAGCCGGTTGGTTTGCAGGGCCAGGAGGGAACGGGCTATTGGATGGGGGAGATTTTTGGTCTGACGGCTCTTTCGAACTACTATTGCGAGTTTGTCCGAACCATAGACAACGAAGTCTTCTACTCGGCAAGCCTTATTACCTCGGCGAGCCCCGTAACTGAACTAG CTACAGCTTCCATTGCTTCACCACCGGCGCATCAGACTCTGCGCCCTTCTTCGCCCACGACAACCTTGAAAAATTCGATCGCTGCGGCCGACCAACAGCTACAGGAGCAGCGGAATCGCCTGAAGCGGAACAAGAAGGATCACAAGACAGCCATCACCAACATCAAGAAAGAGGTGGATGCACTTGGGAATCGCCTTGCCAATGCCGGAGGTAGCGACGAACGTCAGCGCCAGCGCGTCCTTCAATTCACGCAGAACATACGCCAGGCTGAAGATGCGGCCGCCGATTTTGCTGTTCAAGCAGAGAACTTGGGTAGTATTCCTGAAGAAGAGGCCAAGGAGGCTGCAGCCAGAAAGGCCGAATGGAAGAAGGAGCGTGACAATAAAAACGCCATTGCTAGCGAGTTTGACAAGACCAAGGAGGAGATTCAACGCCAGGTGCAGAGTGTAGAGTCGGACATTTCTACTGCATTCCAGAAGAGGGAACGCCTTCAGCAACGTCAAACTAGGCTTAACGAGCAGCACGATCGTCTTGTTACAGCCAACGCTGAGGGTTTCACCGCCAAGCAACGAAGGGAGCAGGAACGGACAGCATTACGCGCACAGCGTGCCGAGGTTGAGCACCAATACCGCAGTAACATCAACGGTTATGAGAGGCGTACTGAGGAACAGAATGCTTTGACTAGTCAAATGTTGCAGACCGTCCAGCACTACGAGGAGCTCCTTCTCCAGCAAGTGCATCAGCACATGTCTGTTCCTACCACGCCCGAGGGTAACCTTCCAGGCACCAACATGTCTCCTCATGGCAACGGCTTCTCCAGCTTCACGTTCCCTTCGCTCAATTCGCACGGCATCAGCACTCCTGGCTCCATTCGTGGCGGCCGCGGGCGCTCCTCATCCATGCTCTCCAATGTCTCTGGTTTCACCGACGCTTTCGACGAGCCCTCCTACTCCTCCACCTACGTTCTCGGCAACCCATTCAATACTCCTGGGCCTGTAAATGGTCGCAATCGCAGTCATGGCAGCGGTAGCCTGAGCTCGGGTACCTCCAGTCAAAGCTCTAGCCAGCGTGACCCTCTGAGTCCTGTGCAAAGTATTAAGCCAATGATGGTGAGAAGTTCGACAAGTGGTAGCAATGGTCTGATGAGTCCGATCGGCAGCGGCAGATAG